In Osmia bicornis bicornis chromosome 10, iOsmBic2.1, whole genome shotgun sequence, one genomic interval encodes:
- the LOC114876317 gene encoding T-complex protein 1 subunit delta: MTAFPASGHRPGSRTNAYKDKSKPTDIRTSNINAAKAVSDAVRTSLGPRGMDKMIQAANGEVTITNDGATILKEMNVVHPAAKMLVELSKAQDIEAGDGTTSVVIMAGSLLEAAERLLQKGIHPTLISDAFQKAAAEAVQILTNMSIPVDLRDEQSLIRAAATALNSKVVFQQSSLLAPLAVNAVLKITEEGKENSVDLNNIKVIKKLGGTVEDTELIEGLIFTQKSCNINGPRRIEKAKIGLIQFCISPPKTDMDHNVVVSDYAAMDRVLKEERAYILNIVKQIKKAGCNVLLVQKSILRDAVSDLAIHFLDKIKVMVIKDIEREDIPFICKTLNCRPIASLDHFVPENLVNAELCEEVQTGNSKFVKITKIQNPGPTVTVLVRGSNKLVLEEADRSLHDALCVVRCLVKQKALIAGGGAPEIELALKLVPYAQTLGGVDAYCIKGFANAFEIIPSTLAENAGLNPIATVTELRNRHAKGEHTTGINVRKGTITNILEENVIQPLLVSTSAITLASETVRSILKIDDIINTNQ; this comes from the exons ATGACGGCTTTCCCAGCAAGCGGCCATAGACCAGGTTCTCGTACAAATGCGTATAAGGATAAAAGCAAACCAACCGATATTCGAACCAGTAATATTAATGCTGCGAAAG CGGTTAGCGATGCAGTTCGTACCAGTTTAGGTCCTAGAGGAATGgataaaatg ATCCAAGCTGCTAATGGCGaagttacaattacaaatgatGGTGCTACAATCCTAAAAGAAATGAATGTTGTACATCCTGCAGCAAAAATG TTAGTTGAATTATCAAAAGCACAAGATATTGAAGCTGGAGATGGTACTACCAGTGTTGTTATAATGGCTGGCTCTCTTCTGGAAGCTGCAGAACGTTTGTTACAGAAAGGGATACATCCTACTTTGATCAGTGATGCATTTCAAAAGGCTGCAGCTGAAGCTGtgcaaatattaacaaatatgtCTATTCCTGTTGACTTGAGGGATGAACAGTCGCTAATTAGGGCTGCTGCAACTGCACTTAACTCAAAA GTTGTCTTTCAACAATCAAGTCTTCTGGCACCATTGGCTGTTAATGCAGTATTAAAAATTACCGAAGAAGGAAAGGAGAACAGTGTTGATCTTAAT AATATAAAAGTCATAAAAAAGTTAGGCGGCACTGTCGAAGATACTGAACTGATAGAAGGATTAATATTTACTCAAAAATCTTGTAATATTAATGGACCGAGGCGCATCGAAAAAGCAAAAATAGGTTTAATTCAGTTTTGTATTTCTCCGCCTAAAACGGAT ATGGATCACAACGTAGTCGTATCCGATTACGCTGCAATGGATCGTgttttaaaagaagaaagagcttacatattaaatattgtaaaacaaattaaaaaagcTGGCTGTAATGTACTCCTCGTACAAAAATCGATTCTCCGCGATGCTGTCAGTGACCTGGCTATTCATTTTCTGGATAAAATCAAAGTCATGGTGATCAAAGATATTGAACGCGAAGATATTCCATTTATTTGTAAAACATTAAATTGCAGACCCATTGCCTCGCTGGATCATTTCGTTCCTGAAAATCTCGTTAACGCAGAACTGTGCGAAGAGGTACAAACTGGAAATTCTAAGTTTGTTAAG ATTACTAAAATCCAAAATCCTGGACCTACGGTAACAGTACTTGTGCGTGGCAGCAACAAACTGGTTTTAGAAGAAGCAGATCGATCGCTGCACGATGCATTATGCGTAGTTCGTTGTTTAGTAAAACAAAAAGCTCTGATTGCTGGTGGAGGAGCGCCTGAGATTGAACTCGCATTAAAACTTGTACCGTATGCTCAGACATTAGGTGGTGTTGATGCTTATTGCATTAAAGGATTTGCAAATGCATTTGAG ATCATCCCATCGACGCTGGCAGAAAATGCAGGATTAAATCCTATCGCGACTGTAACAGAACTTCGAAATCGACACGCTAAAGGAGAACATACTACAGGTATTAATGTACGAAAGGGAACGATTACCAACATTTTGGAGGAAAATGTGATACAACCATTATTAGTTTCTACAAGTGCTATTACACTTGCTTCAGAAACTGTGCGCAGTATATTAAAGATCGATGATATCATAAATACCAATCAGTAA